The Miscanthus floridulus cultivar M001 chromosome 17, ASM1932011v1, whole genome shotgun sequence genome has a window encoding:
- the LOC136515889 gene encoding predicted GPI-anchored protein 58 → MPYCSLSPPSSSPPSRRSPSRGASTRRLLTAAAQLRRPPPPPTGQHAEVDLPCHARHPAARQSRRRHKHPPSTLPTSTSHRQAHAPPRAPPPALGAPDLAIRAPDPVTPASAAASTPRPRRKGGSGGGRKGPCHRPAPARALASAAAAAGGPAEPHAARARARPAAPLLRTPPPSARKRKRPGPGRRSRHHGRRTRGSAASWTGAAATAAQRPPRRGPPEIRANPAVGPPDPDAEARRLPQTAAGDAGATTCPSYHAEPQDASSSPTIAASTAKKSLAAALTASCTAMPAACSGDGAAGEREGRKRGG, encoded by the coding sequence ATGCCGTACTGTAGCCtgtcgccaccgtcgtcgtcaccGCCATCCCGCAGAAGCCCCTCCAGAGGGGCATCGACGCGCCGGCTGCTCACAGCAGCCGCACAGCTGCGTCGGCCGCCACCCCCTCCGACCGGGCAACATGCAGAGGTGGACTTACCCTGCCATGCGCGTCACCCTGCCGCACGCCAAAGCCGTCGCCGGCACAAGCACCCGCCGTCGACGCTACCGACCTCCACCAGCCACCGACAGGCGCATGCCCCACCTCGGGCGCCGCCCCCTGCCCTGGGGGCACCGGATCTGGCCATCAGGGCGCCAGACCCAGTGACCCCGGCtagcgccgccgcctccacgccaAGGCCAAGGAGGAAAGGGGGAAGcggaggaggaagaaagggcccCTGCCACCGCCCGGCGCCTGCACGGGCACTGGCCAGCGCCGCAGCCGCAGCAGGCGGCCCCGCCGAGCCCCACGCGGCTCGCGCGAGGGCACGCCCCGCCGCCCCGCTACTGCGCACGCCGCCACCAAgcgcgaggaagaggaagagaccCGGCCCTGGACGACGCAGCCGCCACCACGGGCGCCGAACCCGTGGATCCGCGGCGTCTTGGACaggagccgccgccaccgccgcccagcGCCCGCCCAGGCGCGGCCCGCCGGAGATCCGCGCGAATCCGGCCGTCGGACCACCGGATCCGGACGCCGAAGCAAGGAGGCTGCCCCAGACAGCCGCTGGAGACGCGGGCGCCACCACCTGCCCCAGCTACCACGCCGAGCCCCAGGACGCGAGCTCGTCTCCGACCATCGCAGCTTCCACCGCGAAGAAgagcctcgccgccgccctcACGGCAAGCTGCACGGCCATGCCGGCGGCCTGCTCCGGCGACGGCGCGGctggagagagggagggaaggaagagaggcggctag